From Acidobacteriota bacterium, the proteins below share one genomic window:
- a CDS encoding HNH endonuclease yields MRQSDHAVRLAAFRFLEEQVRLSGEEGAIRRSVLERGFVLDGERVPLLGPQGIFKPRALEAIPLSITTVPVVEGESRPYDDAFGSDGLLRYRYRGTDPSHHENRGLRMAMQQQVPLVYFHGIVPGLYAAEWPVFIVGDDPSALTFTVSVDERRFATLDSPGAQEEPPDLRRRYATRLFRQRLHQTEFRERVVRAYQHHCAVCRLKRDELLEAAHIVPDADPLGAPVVPNGLALCKLHHAAFDRYLIGIRPDCVVEVRRDILDETDGPMLIHGLQGFHGTSLLLPRMPALRPDPVLLEARYERFRQAC; encoded by the coding sequence ATGCGCCAGAGCGACCACGCCGTTCGCCTCGCCGCGTTCCGCTTCCTCGAGGAACAGGTCCGGCTCTCCGGCGAGGAAGGGGCCATTCGGCGTTCGGTGCTCGAACGAGGCTTCGTTCTCGATGGCGAGCGCGTCCCGTTGCTCGGGCCGCAGGGGATCTTCAAGCCGCGTGCGCTTGAGGCCATTCCCCTGAGCATTACCACGGTGCCCGTTGTCGAAGGCGAGTCCCGTCCGTACGATGATGCCTTCGGCTCTGACGGGTTGCTGCGGTATCGGTATCGGGGCACCGACCCGTCACATCACGAGAACCGGGGCCTGCGGATGGCGATGCAGCAGCAGGTTCCCCTCGTGTACTTCCACGGCATCGTGCCGGGTCTCTACGCCGCCGAGTGGCCCGTCTTCATCGTCGGCGATGATCCCTCGGCATTGACGTTCACCGTCAGCGTCGACGAGCGGCGGTTCGCCACCCTCGATTCCCCGGGCGCCCAGGAGGAGCCGCCGGACCTGCGCCGTCGCTACGCCACGCGCCTGTTCCGCCAGCGGCTGCACCAGACGGAGTTCAGAGAGCGCGTCGTACGCGCGTATCAGCACCACTGTGCCGTGTGTCGGCTGAAGCGAGACGAACTCCTCGAGGCCGCACACATCGTGCCCGACGCGGACCCGCTCGGCGCCCCGGTGGTGCCCAACGGCTTGGCCCTGTGCAAACTCCACCATGCGGCGTTCGATCGGTACCTGATCGGCATCCGGCCGGACTGTGTCGTCGAGGTGCGTCGCGACATCCTCGACGAAACCGATGGCCCGATGCTGATCCACGGGCTCCAGGGATTCCACGGCACGAGCCTGTTGCTCCCGCGCATGCCCGCGCTCAGGCCCGACCCCGTGCTCCTCGAGGCGCGATACGAGCGGTTCCGGCAGGCCTGCTGA
- a CDS encoding type II toxin-antitoxin system RelE/ParE family toxin: MIRSFADQATADLYVGVDSKVARRIPKSIWPVVRRKLDVLHRARSLGDLRWPSGNRLEALRGDRAGRWSLRVNDQYRITFRFEDGHAHDVSCEDYH, encoded by the coding sequence GTGATCCGGAGCTTCGCCGACCAGGCCACGGCCGACCTGTACGTTGGCGTGGACTCGAAAGTCGCGCGCCGCATCCCAAAGTCCATCTGGCCGGTCGTTCGCCGGAAGCTCGACGTCTTGCACCGCGCGAGGTCGCTGGGCGATCTACGGTGGCCCAGCGGCAATCGTCTCGAAGCGCTCAGGGGTGATCGGGCAGGCCGATGGAGCCTGCGGGTGAACGACCAGTACCGCATCACGTTCAGATTCGAGGACGGCCATGCCCACGATGTCTCGTGCGAGGACTACCATTGA
- a CDS encoding PIN domain-containing protein: protein MRLVPDTDVLTAAFRSDRGASRRLLVGALTGRFGLLVSVPLMIEYEAVLTREEHLATASASVEDVMAVLDALATVLEPIRLSFLWRPMLSDATDDMVLETAVNGRADLLVTFNRRHFEAASATFGIEVESPADALRRLRGLL, encoded by the coding sequence GTGCGACTCGTCCCCGACACCGACGTCCTCACCGCCGCGTTTCGTAGCGACCGCGGGGCATCACGCCGGTTGCTGGTCGGTGCCCTGACGGGACGGTTCGGGCTGCTCGTCTCGGTGCCGCTGATGATCGAGTACGAAGCCGTCCTCACCCGTGAGGAACACCTGGCCACCGCCAGCGCCTCGGTCGAGGACGTGATGGCGGTACTGGATGCGCTAGCGACGGTGCTCGAACCGATCCGCTTATCGTTCCTGTGGCGACCGATGCTGTCAGACGCCACCGATGACATGGTGCTCGAGACCGCCGTCAACGGACGTGCCGACCTCTTGGTGACGTTCAATCGGCGTCACTTCGAGGCGGCCTCAGCGACGTTCGGGATCGAGGTCGAGTCGCCAGCAGATGCGCTGCGGCGGCTGAGGGGACTCCTGTGA